Proteins found in one Roseovarius pelagicus genomic segment:
- a CDS encoding DMT family transporter: MIAARAGGVVLTGVALTAIYTFLISGADAITKMFAASYAAPQLFALSGAVVAGLAMMVNRRGPARRDMRTKCPRAMGIRVTATVFGAVAFFYAFRLLPFAEVFLFIAMIPLFTALLSGPVLGEAVRPQAWAALMLGVVGLLCLFPGGFETIQMGHLVALAAVLLGTASMMASRYIGVRDDNLLSQVFYPNLGLMVVSLAVLPFVYTPMALADLGWAVVYATVLFFARWVLVAAFKALPAYVITPLMNLQFVWMVVLGAAVFGETPSSFVYLGAGIVITAGIWLIYDQAAARNEIRPIWLPKKARVFPAE; this comes from the coding sequence ATGATCGCCGCGCGGGCCGGTGGGGTGGTGTTGACGGGCGTGGCGCTGACGGCGATCTATACGTTCCTGATTTCGGGTGCGGATGCGATCACCAAGATGTTTGCAGCCTCCTACGCCGCACCACAGCTCTTTGCACTCTCGGGCGCGGTGGTGGCGGGGCTGGCCATGATGGTGAACCGGCGCGGACCGGCGCGACGCGACATGCGAACCAAGTGCCCGCGCGCGATGGGTATCCGTGTGACGGCGACGGTGTTTGGCGCCGTAGCGTTTTTCTACGCGTTCCGTCTGCTGCCTTTTGCCGAGGTGTTCCTCTTTATCGCGATGATCCCGCTATTTACCGCGCTTCTGTCCGGCCCTGTGTTGGGAGAGGCGGTGCGCCCTCAGGCATGGGCGGCGTTGATGCTGGGTGTCGTCGGATTGCTTTGCCTCTTTCCGGGCGGATTCGAAACGATACAGATGGGGCATTTGGTGGCGTTGGCTGCCGTGTTGTTGGGAACCGCATCGATGATGGCCTCGCGCTATATCGGGGTCCGTGACGACAACCTGTTGAGTCAGGTTTTCTATCCCAATCTGGGCCTGATGGTGGTCAGCCTTGCAGTGTTACCGTTTGTCTATACGCCCATGGCGCTTGCAGATCTGGGCTGGGCAGTGGTCTATGCCACCGTCCTGTTCTTTGCGCGCTGGGTTCTGGTCGCTGCGTTCAAGGCATTGCCTGCCTATGTGATCACGCCTTTGATGAACCTGCAATTCGTATGGATGGTCGTGCTGGGGGCTGCGGTTTTTGGTGAAACGCCTAGCAGCTTTGTCTATCTGGGCGCGGGGATCGTCATTACGGCCGGTATCTGGTTGATCTATGATCAGGCCGCCGCCCGCAATGAAATTCGCCCGATATGGCTGCCCAAGAAGGCGCGCGTGTTCCCGGCAGAATGA
- a CDS encoding HesB/IscA family protein: protein MNLPPNVTTRAFERLNEIGAGDQGQALRVAVEGGGCSGFQYEIKLDAPAADDLILEGLGQKVVVDSISLPFLTGATIDFTEELIGARFVIENPNASSSCGCGTSFSM from the coding sequence ATGAACCTGCCCCCCAATGTCACCACCCGCGCATTCGAGCGGCTGAACGAGATCGGCGCAGGCGATCAGGGTCAAGCTCTGCGCGTCGCTGTCGAAGGTGGCGGCTGTTCCGGGTTCCAGTATGAGATCAAGCTTGATGCCCCTGCCGCGGATGATCTGATCCTCGAAGGGTTAGGGCAAAAGGTTGTTGTGGACAGCATTTCCCTGCCGTTCCTGACCGGTGCCACGATTGATTTCACAGAAGAACTGATCGGCGCGCGTTTCGTCATCGAGAACCCGAATGCCAGCAGTTCATGCGGATGTGGCACGTCGTTTTCGATGTGA
- a CDS encoding deoxyguanosinetriphosphate triphosphohydrolase → MTACIAASPERSRGRLVKEEESLFRSCYQRDRDRIIHSSAFRRLKHKTQVFVEHEGDYFRTRLTHSIEVAQVARTITGALGLNPELTEAVALAHDLGHTPFGHTGEDALHALMAPYGGFDHNAQAIRIVTMLERHYAEFDGLNLTWDTLEGIAKHNGPVIIPTGSDLPYALAEYNARHDLELHTHASAEAQVAALSDDVAYNNHDLHDGLRAGLFTEEEIAELPIIGDCYAEVDQNYPRLDAYRRRHEALRRVFGVMVADVIETSRAVIAESDLADSASVRHLGRPVIKFSDELWRDLKQIRDFLFTRMYRAPSVMLKRAQVTQVVNDLFPFYMECPSHLPQRWQTDVAAAGTTQALARLVSDYIAGMTDRFALSQHARHLGGPGGAGSWGDK, encoded by the coding sequence ATGACCGCGTGTATTGCGGCCAGCCCCGAACGTTCGCGCGGACGGCTGGTGAAAGAAGAAGAGAGCCTGTTTCGGTCCTGCTATCAGCGTGATCGCGACCGGATCATCCATTCCAGCGCCTTTCGAAGGCTCAAACACAAGACACAGGTGTTCGTTGAACATGAGGGCGATTATTTTCGCACGCGACTGACACATTCCATTGAGGTGGCGCAGGTTGCGCGAACGATCACCGGCGCGCTGGGACTGAACCCTGAGCTGACCGAGGCAGTGGCGCTGGCGCATGATCTGGGCCACACACCGTTCGGCCACACGGGCGAAGATGCGCTGCATGCGCTGATGGCGCCCTATGGCGGGTTCGATCACAACGCGCAGGCGATCCGTATCGTGACGATGCTGGAGCGACACTATGCTGAATTCGATGGTTTGAACCTGACATGGGACACGCTGGAAGGTATCGCCAAGCACAACGGTCCGGTGATAATTCCGACGGGGAGCGATCTGCCCTATGCGCTGGCCGAGTATAACGCCCGACATGACTTGGAACTGCATACCCACGCCAGTGCCGAGGCGCAGGTGGCGGCATTGTCTGACGATGTCGCCTACAACAATCACGACCTGCATGATGGGCTGCGCGCGGGGCTGTTCACCGAAGAAGAAATCGCTGAATTGCCGATTATCGGTGATTGTTATGCCGAGGTTGACCAGAACTATCCCCGGCTGGATGCCTACCGACGACGACACGAGGCGCTACGCCGCGTTTTTGGCGTGATGGTGGCAGATGTGATCGAAACCTCGCGTGCGGTGATCGCGGAATCCGATCTGGCAGACTCAGCTTCGGTGCGGCATCTGGGGCGACCTGTAATCAAGTTCTCCGACGAATTGTGGCGCGATCTGAAGCAGATACGGGATTTCCTCTTTACGCGCATGTACCGCGCGCCGTCGGTGATGTTGAAACGCGCGCAGGTCACGCAGGTCGTCAACGACCTGTTCCCGTTTTACATGGAATGTCCCAGCCATTTGCCGCAGCGCTGGCAGACAGATGTGGCGGCAGCCGGAACAACGCAGGCGCTGGCGCGTCTCGTTAGTGATTATATTGCCGGGATGACGGACCGGTTCGCGCTGTCGCAGCACGCTCGGCATTTGGGCGGGCCGGGCGGCGCCGGTTCCTGGGGGGATAAATAA
- a CDS encoding cation:proton antiporter — MAAEAVADGTIPAVMAFALVGVLGVGAQWVAWKMRMPAIVLMLIAGLAIGPGLGLFNPERDIGPLMGPMISVAVAIILFEGGMTLNLHTLREAAVGVRRLVIIGAPVGWLLSALALHFVAGLSWASSAVFGGIMIVTGPTVIAPLLRQARLQRRPAQLLQWEAIVNDPIGALAAVLAFEVVLITAAANTFGDAVWDMAKGIGIASALGLAAGWLISEAFRRGRVPEYMKVPVLFALLLLIFALSDYVLHESGLLAVTIMGFYIANAGLPSYTELRRFKEHATILLVSGVFILLAASMDLERLSLLGWRSVLFLVVVIVLVRPVTVLSALAFSNVPMQERLLVAFTGPRGVVLVAVAGLFSERLVAAGFEDAGLLTPLAFALVAATVVLHGFSLRPMARLVGLAGGHIPGVIFAGGSQFSTSFATALREYEVPVLVADPNRARLRSAREAGLPIYVGDILSDGAEKGVEFISFGRIVTTSDNDAYNTLVATDLAPEFGRENVFQLKRAKQDSQRHALPATLGGRVVCGGLRYLEIAQRMTNGWSVRATKLSEEYGLSDWQADNPDSIPLAELVAGRELRLLDHKAKLRGEAGMHLLALSPPREKDHNGAPEEAAAD; from the coding sequence ATGGCAGCGGAAGCGGTGGCAGACGGAACAATTCCGGCGGTTATGGCCTTTGCACTGGTTGGCGTTCTGGGGGTCGGCGCGCAATGGGTCGCGTGGAAGATGCGGATGCCCGCCATCGTGCTGATGCTGATTGCGGGCCTCGCGATCGGGCCGGGTCTGGGCCTGTTCAACCCCGAGCGTGACATTGGTCCGTTGATGGGGCCGATGATCAGCGTGGCCGTGGCAATCATCCTGTTCGAAGGCGGTATGACGCTGAACCTGCACACCTTGCGCGAGGCTGCGGTGGGTGTGCGGCGATTGGTGATCATTGGCGCGCCGGTGGGTTGGCTGCTGTCGGCATTGGCGCTGCATTTCGTGGCGGGCCTGAGTTGGGCCAGCTCGGCGGTGTTTGGTGGGATCATGATCGTGACCGGCCCGACGGTGATCGCGCCGCTCTTGCGGCAGGCACGTTTGCAGCGACGTCCGGCGCAGCTGTTGCAATGGGAGGCGATCGTTAACGATCCTATCGGTGCGCTGGCTGCGGTGCTGGCGTTTGAGGTGGTGTTGATCACTGCGGCTGCAAACACGTTCGGCGATGCGGTCTGGGATATGGCAAAGGGGATCGGGATTGCCAGCGCGTTGGGCTTGGCTGCTGGTTGGCTGATTTCCGAGGCATTCCGTCGCGGTCGGGTGCCGGAATACATGAAGGTGCCGGTCCTCTTCGCGTTGTTGCTGCTGATCTTTGCGCTGTCCGATTACGTGCTGCACGAAAGCGGGCTGTTGGCCGTAACGATCATGGGATTCTACATCGCGAATGCAGGACTGCCCAGCTATACCGAATTGCGCCGGTTCAAGGAACACGCGACGATCCTGCTGGTGTCGGGTGTGTTCATTCTGCTGGCGGCGTCGATGGATCTGGAACGACTATCGTTGCTGGGCTGGCGCAGCGTGTTGTTTCTGGTCGTCGTGATCGTGCTCGTGCGGCCCGTAACTGTGCTGAGTGCGCTGGCATTCAGCAACGTCCCTATGCAAGAGCGGCTGTTGGTGGCATTCACCGGGCCACGCGGCGTGGTGCTGGTGGCTGTGGCCGGGCTGTTTTCCGAACGACTGGTGGCTGCGGGCTTTGAGGATGCGGGTCTGTTGACGCCGCTGGCCTTTGCTCTGGTGGCAGCGACCGTAGTGTTGCATGGATTTTCTCTACGTCCCATGGCGCGGCTCGTGGGGCTGGCGGGCGGACATATCCCCGGCGTGATATTCGCTGGCGGTTCGCAGTTTTCGACGTCGTTCGCCACGGCGCTGCGCGAGTACGAAGTGCCGGTGCTGGTCGCCGATCCGAACCGCGCCCGGCTACGCAGCGCACGCGAGGCAGGTTTGCCGATCTATGTCGGTGACATCCTATCCGACGGGGCGGAAAAAGGGGTGGAGTTCATCAGCTTTGGCCGGATCGTGACGACATCCGACAATGACGCCTACAATACGCTGGTTGCCACGGATCTTGCGCCGGAATTCGGGCGCGAGAACGTTTTTCAGCTGAAACGCGCGAAGCAGGACAGCCAGCGTCATGCCTTGCCTGCGACACTGGGAGGGCGGGTGGTCTGTGGCGGGTTGCGGTATCTGGAAATCGCGCAGCGCATGACCAACGGTTGGTCCGTGCGCGCCACCAAGCTGTCAGAAGAGTACGGTCTGAGCGATTGGCAGGCGGATAATCCGGATTCCATCCCGCTGGCGGAATTGGTCGCCGGACGGGAGCTGCGCCTGCTCGATCACAAGGCGAAGCTGCGCGGAGAGGCCGGAATGCACCTGCTGGCGTTGTCGCCTCCACGCGAGAAGGATCATAATGGCGCGCCCGAAGAGGCGGCAGCGGATTGA
- the argS gene encoding arginine--tRNA ligase, translated as MNLFTEIRSAVIDALDVLEADGVLPSGLDNANVTVEPPRDPAHGDMATNAAMVLAKPAGKKPRDIAEALAAQLSADPRITSAEVAGPGFLNLRLADEQWHGVLRAVLAAGADFGRSDMGQGRRVNVEYVSANPTGPLHVGHTRGAVFGDALAGLLDFTGHDVTREYYINDGGAQVDVLARSVYLRYLEAHGQAVAFEDGTYPGDYLIAVGEALKAKVGDAYVDRPESEWLVVVREFATDAMMDLIRADLKALGVEMDMFYSEKSLYGTGRIEAALEALDAKGLIYEGVLEPPKGKLPEDWEPREQTLFKSTEHGDDVDRPVKKSDGGWTYFAPDIAYHYDKITRGFDALIDVFGADHGGYVKRMKAAVSALSDGQVSLDVKLTQLVKLYKNGKPFKMSKRAGTFVTLRDVVDLVGADVTRFVMLTRKNDAPLDFDFDKVLEQSKDNPVFYVQYAHARVCSVMRKAEAAGIDVNDDVLAKAELERVSHEAELTLARKIAEWPRLVEIAGRTNEPHRVAFYLYDLASDLHSLWNRGHDHPELRFLQESDSVTTQAKIALARSVNVVISAGLGILGVTPADEMR; from the coding sequence ATGAACCTGTTTACTGAGATCCGCAGCGCGGTGATTGACGCTCTTGATGTGCTTGAGGCCGACGGGGTGCTGCCCTCCGGGTTGGACAATGCCAACGTGACGGTGGAGCCGCCTCGCGATCCTGCGCATGGCGATATGGCAACCAACGCTGCAATGGTTCTGGCCAAACCCGCGGGCAAGAAGCCGCGCGATATTGCCGAGGCACTTGCTGCACAGCTATCCGCCGATCCGCGCATCACCTCTGCCGAAGTGGCGGGGCCGGGGTTCTTGAACCTGCGACTGGCGGATGAGCAGTGGCATGGCGTCCTGCGGGCCGTACTGGCGGCAGGAGCGGATTTTGGCCGTTCCGACATGGGGCAGGGGCGGCGCGTCAACGTGGAATATGTCAGCGCGAACCCGACCGGGCCCTTGCATGTGGGGCACACCCGCGGCGCGGTCTTTGGCGATGCTTTGGCGGGCCTGCTGGATTTTACCGGCCATGACGTTACCCGTGAATACTATATCAATGACGGTGGTGCGCAGGTCGATGTTTTGGCGCGGTCTGTCTATTTGCGCTATCTGGAAGCGCACGGGCAGGCGGTCGCGTTTGAGGATGGCACCTATCCCGGCGACTACCTGATCGCCGTGGGCGAGGCGTTGAAGGCCAAGGTCGGAGATGCCTATGTCGACCGCCCCGAGTCCGAATGGCTGGTTGTTGTGCGTGAGTTTGCCACTGATGCGATGATGGATCTGATCCGCGCGGATCTGAAGGCGCTGGGCGTCGAGATGGACATGTTCTACAGCGAAAAGTCGCTTTATGGCACTGGTCGGATCGAGGCGGCGCTGGAGGCGCTGGATGCCAAGGGGCTAATTTATGAAGGCGTGCTGGAGCCGCCTAAGGGCAAGCTGCCAGAGGATTGGGAGCCACGCGAACAGACGCTGTTCAAAAGCACCGAACATGGCGATGATGTAGATCGTCCGGTGAAGAAGTCGGATGGCGGGTGGACCTATTTCGCGCCTGACATCGCCTACCATTATGACAAGATTACCAGAGGCTTCGACGCGCTAATTGATGTGTTCGGCGCGGATCATGGTGGCTATGTTAAACGGATGAAGGCGGCTGTATCGGCGCTGTCAGATGGGCAGGTCAGTCTGGATGTGAAGCTGACCCAACTGGTGAAGCTCTATAAGAACGGCAAGCCGTTCAAGATGTCAAAGCGCGCGGGTACCTTCGTGACGCTGCGCGACGTGGTTGACCTTGTTGGGGCGGATGTGACCCGCTTTGTTATGCTGACGCGCAAGAACGATGCGCCGCTCGATTTCGACTTTGACAAGGTGCTGGAGCAATCCAAGGATAACCCGGTCTTTTACGTGCAATACGCCCATGCGAGGGTGTGCAGTGTGATGCGCAAAGCCGAGGCCGCTGGCATCGACGTCAATGATGATGTTCTCGCCAAGGCGGAACTGGAGCGTGTCAGTCACGAGGCCGAACTGACTTTGGCCCGCAAAATCGCGGAATGGCCGCGGTTGGTGGAAATCGCAGGGCGCACGAACGAGCCGCACCGCGTTGCTTTTTACCTCTATGATCTGGCCAGTGATCTGCACAGCCTATGGAACCGGGGACATGACCATCCCGAGTTGCGCTTCTTGCAGGAGAGTGATTCGGTTACAACACAGGCGAAAATTGCTCTCGCTCGGTCTGTGAATGTTGTTATTTCTGCAGGTCTTGGTATTCTTGGGGTCACTCCGGCTGACGAGATGCGGTAA
- a CDS encoding SPOR domain-containing protein: MAEIYADRHPDWGASETSGSFSKITYVLGSLVSIGLIVGLGLWGYKLLVRDVSGVPVIRAAEGPIRVQPENPGGEQALNQGLSVNDVAAVGAAGQTPDQLILAPAPLDLSDEDAPSTWASTQSDQMVQQAATQAPEKEPTAVPMDDAGMLALADALADGVEPLGEVAPPREAEDEEEALQTQIKVVKGGIGTSLRPKARPVTLSRVETVAAIDDLAGPRDIDPDTIAPGTRLAQLGAFKTEEIAREEWTRLAGKFEDYLTGKDRVIQRATSGGRTFYRLRAMGFEDLGDARRFCSALVAEKAECIPVVTR; this comes from the coding sequence ATGGCAGAGATTTATGCGGACCGTCACCCGGACTGGGGTGCGTCTGAAACCAGTGGTTCATTTTCCAAGATCACCTATGTACTCGGCTCGCTTGTTTCGATCGGGTTGATCGTGGGCCTCGGATTATGGGGTTACAAGCTGCTGGTGAGAGACGTCAGTGGTGTGCCAGTTATTCGCGCCGCCGAAGGTCCGATTCGGGTACAACCCGAGAATCCGGGCGGAGAACAGGCGCTTAATCAAGGGCTGTCTGTGAATGATGTCGCGGCGGTTGGCGCCGCCGGTCAGACCCCTGATCAATTGATCCTGGCTCCGGCGCCGCTGGATCTGAGCGACGAGGATGCGCCCAGCACGTGGGCTTCGACGCAATCTGATCAAATGGTTCAGCAGGCGGCAACGCAAGCACCCGAAAAAGAACCGACAGCAGTACCCATGGATGACGCGGGTATGCTGGCGCTGGCCGACGCACTGGCTGACGGTGTCGAGCCTTTGGGCGAGGTCGCCCCCCCGCGCGAAGCGGAGGACGAAGAAGAAGCTCTCCAAACGCAGATCAAGGTCGTCAAGGGTGGTATTGGCACCTCGCTAAGGCCCAAGGCGCGTCCCGTTACGCTGTCGCGGGTTGAAACGGTTGCGGCAATCGACGATCTGGCAGGGCCGCGGGATATAGACCCGGATACAATCGCGCCGGGGACGCGGCTGGCACAGTTGGGGGCGTTCAAGACCGAAGAAATCGCGCGTGAAGAGTGGACACGACTGGCAGGCAAGTTCGAGGATTACCTGACGGGCAAGGATCGTGTGATCCAGCGCGCCACCAGCGGCGGGCGCACCTTCTATCGCCTGCGCGCGATGGGGTTCGAGGATCTGGGCGATGCGCGCCGGTTCTGTTCCGCGCTAGTCGCAGAGAAAGCGGAATGCATCCCGGTTGTTACCCGGTGA